A DNA window from Schistocerca gregaria isolate iqSchGreg1 chromosome 2, iqSchGreg1.2, whole genome shotgun sequence contains the following coding sequences:
- the LOC126331753 gene encoding lethal(2)neighbour of tid protein, with amino-acid sequence MPSKGVGQSQKHRNQAIKLFHAVKNKYCTKDFLLSVLFDPKRLPVVGLLLIVAEIFVNIVVIHTVRYTEIDWVAYMQEVEGVANGTLDYTYLKGDTGPLVYPAGFVYIFMLLYYITEHGQNIRLAQYIFALFYIILLCLVFRIYYKSQKVPPYVLILVCCTSYRIHSIFVLRLFNDPVAMILLYGSLNYFLDNRWTVGSIFYSLAVSVKMNILLFAPALLVGYLTSLGVRGTIVQLFICASVQIILGLPFILTNPFAYVKGAFNLGRVFLFEWTVNWRFLPENIFISPYFHISLLMLHIALLAYFYDISLVYLRSYASLKALENDIQPHLKKHKEKIDMKTVSQLFLLPMFTSNFIGIMCSRSLHYQFYVWYFHSLPYLLWSTPFSDVWRLCILGVIELCWNTFPSTAVSSVLLHLCHICILYGLQRNKVLRNQATAKTK; translated from the coding sequence ATGCCAAGCAAAGGGGTGGGACAAAGTCAGAAGCATCGTAACCAAGCTATCAAATTATTTCACGCTGTTAAAAATAAATACTGCACCAAAGATTTTTTGTTGTCTGTACTATTTGATCCGAAGAGATTGCCGGTTGTGGGTTTATTGCTAATTGTCgctgaaatttttgtgaatattGTGGTTATACACACAGTTAGATATACAGAAATAGATTGGGTAGCGTACATGCAGGAAGTTGAGGGAGTCGCAAATGGTACACTGGATTATACTTACCTGAAGGGAGATACAGGACCTCTTGTTTACCCAGCTGGATTTGTATACATATTTATGTTACTCTATTATATTACAGAGCACGGTCAAAACATTAGGCTAGCTCAATATATATTCGCGTTATTCTACATTATACTGTTGTGTTTAGTGTTTAGAATTTATTACAAGAGTCAAAAAGTGCCACCATATGTGCTAATTTTAGTATGCTGTACATCTTACAGAATCCACTCAATTTTTGTCCTTCGTTTATTTAATGACCCAGTTGCTATGATATTATTGTATGGTTCGCTGAACTACTTCTTGGACAACAGATGGACTGTTGGTAGTATTTTTTATAGCCTGGCCGTGTCTGTCAAGATGAATATTCTACTCTTTGCACCAGCATTACTTGTAGGATATTTGACATCTCTTGGTGTCCGAGGCACAATAGTTCAGCTTTTTATATGTGCTTCTGTACAAAtaattcttggtcttccatttatATTGACTAATCCATTTGCTTACGTAAAGGGTGCTTTCAATCTTGGCCGTGTATTTCTTTTTGAGTGGACAGTTAACTGGAGATTTTTGCCAGAAAATATTTTCATTAGTCCATACTTTCATATATCACTCTTGATGTTGCATATTGCACTTCTAGCATATTTTTATGATATATCGCTAGTGTACCTTCGTAGCTATGCTAGCCTGAAAGCACTTGAAAATGACATCCAACCTCATCTgaagaaacataaagaaaagatAGATATGAAGACTGTTTCTCAGTTGTTTCTGCTTCCAATGTTCACTTCAAATTTTATTGGTATAATGTGTAGTCGTTCATTGCACTATCAGTTTTATGTGTGGTATTTCCACTCATTGCCTTACTTGTTGTGGTCTACACCTTTTTCTGATGTTTGGAGATTATGCATTTTAGGTGTTATTGAATTATGTTGGAACACTTTCCCATCAACAGCTGTAAGTAGTGTGCTGCTGCATTTGTGTCATATATGCATTTTATATGGACTTCaaagaaacaaagtgctgaggaaccAGGCAACAGCAAAAACAAAATAA
- the LOC126331774 gene encoding lipid droplet-associated hydrolase-like: MQDEFVNIGATPTHIATWGIGKKEEIQNCEELVLLIPGNPGLIGYYKEFLDTVYKNLKMPLCVISHAGHELPTSSVMAVDGQQSYDLDFQTQHKIEFINKYVPSNIRLYLVGHSIGCKIILNMLKNEDIDKRVVKCYLLFPTVERMAESPNGKFLTKFVLPIVPIILFLSWIFTLFPSKIQYCLLYLYFFIRGSGSDASDVTRQLINPQILRNVFSLADDEMNTVQELDHDVVDLHKDKLFFYYGATDNWTPVSYFEQLLKFHPNVKAQLCSNNFEHAFVLSSANEVGMYVSKLIKSDQLKCSGI; encoded by the coding sequence ATGcaagatgaatttgttaacatcggtgcTACGCCAACACACATTGCTACATGGGGTAtcggaaaaaaggaagaaatacaAAATTGCGAAGAACTGGTACTTCTTATTCCAGGAAACCCTGGTTTGATTGGTTATTATAAAGAATTTTTAGATACCGTTTACAAGAATCTGAAAATGCCGCTGTGTGTGATATCACATGCAGGACACGAATTACCAACGAGCAGTGTTATGGCAGTTGACGGACAGCAGTCTTATGATCTTGATTTTCAGACTCAACATAAAATAGaatttataaacaaatatgtacCAAGCAACATCAGGTTGTATCTTGTTGGCCATTCTATCGGTTGTAAAATAATACtgaatatgttgaaaaatgaaGACATAGACAAGCGGGTGGTTAAGTGCTATCTTTTATTCCCTACAGTTGAGCGAATGGCGGAGTCACCCAATGGAAAATTCTTAACAAAATTTGTACTCCCCATAGTACCCATAATATTGTTCTTATCATGGATATTCACGTTGTTTCCCAGTAAgatacagtactgtctactgtactTGTATTTTTTCATTCGTGGTTCAGGAAGTGATGCTTCTGATGTTACCAGACAATTAATTAATCCACAGATATTGAGAAATGTTTTTTCCCTAGCTGATGATGAAATGAATACAGTGCAAGAACTTGATCATGATGTTGTAGACTTGCACAAAGATAAGCtgtttttctactatggtgcaacaGATAACTGGACACCTGTTAGTTATTTTGAACAGTTGTTAAAATTTCACCCAAATGTAAAAGCACAGTTATGCAGTAATAATTTTGAACACGCTTTTGTGTTATCATCAGCAAATGAAGTGGGAATGTATGTATCTAAATTGATAAAATCTGACCAACTAAAATGTAGTGGCATATAG